The following proteins come from a genomic window of Candidatus Omnitrophota bacterium:
- a CDS encoding endonuclease Q family protein: MEFIADLHIHSKYSRATSRDMDIEHIAAWAKLKGINLMATGDFTHHLWFEELRRVLQDTGNGLFEYDGVNFMLSAEISSIYSKKGKGYRIHNLVFAPSLKTVERINATLARYGNLASDGRPILGMDAADLARIIFDIDENCMVVPAHAWTPWFSLFGSMSGFDRIEDCFEDQTKNIFAIETGLSSDPAMNWRLSALDKYTLISNSDSHSPAKIGREANVFNCDLDYMSIRNALKTKDRKKFLYTVEFFPEEGKYHYDGHRLCGVSFSPEETRANKGICPKCKKPVTVGVINRVNALADRPEGYVPENNIPFKNLIPLDEIIAEAKAVGKASVAVEREYKNIVGRVGTEFEILLKMPEAQLKKSLNARVAEGVLKVRRSQVNIQPGYDGEYGKISIFSEDKTHGEQQLSLF; this comes from the coding sequence ATGGAGTTTATCGCCGATCTGCATATCCACTCTAAATATTCCCGCGCCACAAGCCGTGATATGGATATAGAGCATATTGCCGCTTGGGCAAAATTAAAAGGGATCAATTTAATGGCCACAGGGGATTTTACGCACCACCTGTGGTTTGAAGAACTGCGCCGCGTGTTGCAGGATACGGGAAATGGCTTATTTGAATATGATGGGGTTAATTTTATGCTATCAGCTGAAATAAGCAGCATCTATTCCAAAAAAGGAAAAGGCTACCGTATCCACAACCTTGTTTTTGCCCCCTCGCTAAAGACAGTAGAAAGAATTAATGCTACCCTTGCGCGTTACGGTAATCTTGCTTCCGACGGCAGGCCTATATTGGGTATGGATGCCGCGGATTTGGCGCGGATTATTTTTGATATTGATGAAAATTGCATGGTTGTCCCGGCGCATGCATGGACTCCGTGGTTTAGTTTGTTTGGCTCCATGTCTGGATTTGACCGCATTGAAGATTGTTTTGAAGACCAGACCAAAAATATTTTTGCCATAGAGACCGGGCTTTCCAGTGACCCGGCGATGAACTGGAGACTTTCGGCTTTAGACAAATATACGCTTATCAGTAATTCTGATAGTCATTCGCCGGCAAAGATAGGCCGGGAGGCGAATGTTTTTAATTGTGACTTGGATTATATGTCTATACGCAATGCTCTTAAAACCAAGGATCGTAAAAAATTTCTTTACACCGTTGAATTTTTCCCGGAAGAAGGCAAGTATCATTATGACGGGCATCGTCTGTGCGGGGTAAGTTTCTCTCCCGAAGAAACCCGGGCCAATAAGGGGATTTGCCCTAAATGTAAAAAACCGGTTACCGTGGGGGTAATCAACAGGGTTAATGCTTTGGCAGACCGGCCAGAAGGATATGTCCCAGAAAATAACATTCCTTTTAAAAATTTAATTCCCTTAGATGAGATTATCGCGGAAGCTAAAGCAGTAGGCAAGGCTTCTGTAGCGGTAGAGCGCGAATACAAAAATATAGTTGGCCGGGTAGGCACAGAATTTGAGATTTTATTAAAAATGCCTGAAGCGCAGCTTAAGAAAAGCCTGAACGCGCGCGTGGCAGAGGGGGTGTTGAAGGTCAGGCGCTCGCAGGTGAATATTCAGCCCGGTTATGATGGTGAATATGGAAAGATCAGTATTTTTTCTGAAGACAAAACTCATGGCGAACAACAACTTAGCCTATTTTAA
- the mutM gene encoding bifunctional DNA-formamidopyrimidine glycosylase/DNA-(apurinic or apyrimidinic site) lyase: MPELPEVETIRRALEKTILGKKFTEVCVHNPAIIRGIRADKFKKDLTGSSIKSVLRKGKALILELSNGKSLLVHLKMTGQLVLRLPLSSSPEQAKRAEGLVYPGAGKHARVIFHLSSGQTLDFNDQRLFAELRLLDDWRDFKFIQNLGPEPADIAVEDFKKMLSLKKTKIKPLLMDQSFISGIGNLYAAEALFRSRIDPGRPASSLSGKEKELLYKEIKETLNEAIQHKGSSIDDYVQLTGEAGDYAKYHKVYGRQNKPCLVCKTPIKRIALGGRGTYFCPKCQK, from the coding sequence ATGCCAGAACTGCCTGAAGTAGAGACGATCAGAAGGGCCCTAGAAAAAACAATTTTGGGCAAGAAGTTTACCGAAGTTTGCGTGCATAACCCGGCAATCATCCGCGGTATCCGTGCGGATAAATTTAAGAAAGACTTGACGGGTTCAAGTATTAAGAGTGTTTTGCGTAAAGGCAAGGCTTTGATCTTAGAGCTCTCAAACGGCAAGTCGCTTCTTGTGCATTTAAAAATGACCGGACAGCTGGTGCTTCGGCTGCCGCTTAGCAGTAGCCCTGAGCAAGCAAAGCGCGCAGAAGGGTTGGTTTATCCTGGGGCAGGAAAACACGCGCGGGTGATTTTTCATCTTTCCTCAGGCCAAACCCTTGATTTTAATGACCAGAGGCTTTTTGCGGAATTGCGTCTGTTGGATGACTGGCGCGATTTTAAATTTATCCAGAATTTGGGGCCTGAGCCAGCTGATATTGCGGTAGAAGATTTCAAAAAAATGCTTTCTCTTAAAAAGACGAAAATTAAGCCTTTATTGATGGACCAGTCTTTTATCTCCGGCATAGGGAATTTGTACGCAGCCGAGGCGCTTTTTAGGTCCCGCATTGACCCCGGCAGGCCCGCATCTTCATTAAGCGGCAAGGAAAAAGAATTGTTATATAAAGAAATAAAAGAAACCTTAAACGAAGCCATACAACACAAAGGTTCTTCAATAGATGATTATGTGCAGTTAACCGGAGAAGCCGGGGATTATGCGAAATACCATAAAGTTTACGGCAGACAGAACAAGCCGTGTTTAGTTTGCAAGACTCCGATTAAGCGCATCGCCTTAGGCGGAAGGGGAACATACTTTTGCCCCAAATGTCAAAAATGA
- a CDS encoding dihydroorotate dehydrogenase electron transfer subunit, with protein MIKAIQEKIKVIENKKIGGRYFRIKFYSKHISSCAYPGQFVEIKVSSASGPLLRRPLGVHSVGKNSFSVLGEIVGKGTKILSTVRPAEEIDVIGPLGSGFTFSSAQCAVLVAGGMGVAPLLFLAETIRELKAKSAKRKIVVLIGAKSKESILCAREFKKLKADVRIATDDGSLGHKGKITDLLQSQLSALSLQPSTVYACGPDPMLREVARVAETYNIPAQVSLEQHMACGIGACLGCVIKVKSQKPTCARGMPNSKVKSDFEYKRVCKEGPVFDARQIVWEGS; from the coding sequence ATGATAAAAGCCATTCAAGAAAAAATCAAGGTTATCGAGAACAAGAAAATAGGCGGCAGATATTTCCGCATTAAATTTTATTCTAAGCACATCTCTTCTTGCGCTTATCCGGGGCAGTTTGTAGAAATAAAAGTGTCTAGCGCTTCTGGTCCATTATTGCGCCGTCCCCTGGGAGTGCATAGCGTGGGTAAAAATAGTTTCAGTGTTTTAGGGGAAATTGTAGGCAAGGGGACTAAAATCCTGTCAACTGTCAGGCCCGCGGAAGAGATAGACGTCATCGGGCCTTTGGGAAGCGGGTTCACGTTTAGCAGCGCACAATGCGCAGTGTTGGTTGCTGGAGGCATGGGAGTGGCCCCCTTATTGTTTCTTGCAGAAACAATAAGGGAATTAAAAGCGAAAAGCGCAAAGCGAAAAATTGTAGTTTTAATCGGCGCAAAGAGCAAAGAAAGTATTTTGTGCGCGCGGGAATTCAAAAAATTAAAGGCGGATGTGCGCATTGCTACCGATGATGGTTCTTTGGGGCACAAGGGAAAGATTACGGATTTATTGCAAAGTCAGCTTTCAGCCTTAAGCCTTCAGCCTTCAACTGTATATGCCTGCGGCCCTGACCCTATGCTTCGAGAAGTAGCGCGGGTAGCCGAAACATATAATATTCCGGCGCAGGTTTCTCTTGAGCAGCATATGGCCTGTGGAATCGGCGCGTGCTTGGGCTGCGTTATAAAAGTAAAAAGTCAAAAGCCAACATGTGCCAGAGGCATGCCTAATTCAAAAGTAAAAAGCGATTTTGAATATAAAAGAGTTTGTAAGGAAGGGCCGGTGTTTGATGCCAGGCAAATAGTATGGGAGGGCTCATGA
- a CDS encoding sulfite exporter TauE/SafE family protein, with protein MKPLLFLVLGLLAGIFGGAFGIGGASVMVPALVYFFGFTQHQAQGTILAAMVPPIGLLAALRYWQAGNVNIPVAALLCAGFFLGGYFGAGLVQGIPDLVLKKAFGVFLLIIAVNMILGK; from the coding sequence ATGAAGCCGTTATTATTTCTTGTATTGGGGCTTTTGGCAGGTATTTTTGGAGGAGCTTTTGGCATAGGGGGAGCTTCGGTTATGGTGCCCGCGCTGGTATATTTTTTCGGTTTTACGCAGCATCAGGCGCAAGGAACGATTTTAGCGGCGATGGTGCCGCCTATCGGGCTTTTGGCAGCTTTACGTTATTGGCAGGCAGGCAATGTCAATATTCCGGTGGCTGCGTTATTGTGCGCAGGGTTCTTCCTGGGCGGGTACTTTGGCGCAGGCCTGGTGCAAGGCATCCCGGATCTGGTATTAAAGAAAGCGTTCGGAGTGTTTTTATTAATTATTGCCGTGAATATGATCTTAGGGAAATAA
- a CDS encoding dihydroorotate dehydrogenase, with product MKVNLSVAIGKLMLKNPVMVASGTFGYAEEFSGFMDLRKLGAIVTKTITIAPRLGNPAPRTCETASGMINSIGLENPGADKFIKEKIPYLKKIGVPIIVSIASEKDPEEFVFLAKKLNNIPAVAALELNISCPNVHKNTQLVAQDAQVTYKVVKKVRAATRKTLITKLSPNVTDIVSIAKEAEDAGSDCLAMINTLQGMSIDINNFKPKIAMGSGGLSGPAIRPVAIKMVWDVYRKVKIPIIGMGGIIDTNSAIEFFLAGSTAVAVGTGNFIYPKLTIEIIRGIEAYLENKGTRNINGIKGKVLA from the coding sequence ATGAAAGTTAATCTGTCTGTTGCTATCGGGAAATTGATGCTTAAGAATCCGGTGATGGTTGCTTCCGGGACCTTTGGCTATGCCGAAGAATTTTCCGGATTTATGGACCTGCGTAAGTTAGGCGCGATTGTAACAAAGACCATTACTATTGCCCCGCGCCTTGGGAATCCTGCCCCGCGCACCTGCGAAACTGCTTCGGGGATGATAAATTCCATAGGCCTAGAGAACCCCGGAGCGGATAAATTCATCAAAGAAAAAATCCCTTATTTAAAGAAAATCGGGGTTCCGATTATTGTAAGCATTGCTTCGGAAAAAGACCCGGAAGAATTTGTCTTTTTGGCCAAGAAACTAAATAACATCCCAGCGGTGGCAGCTTTAGAATTGAATATTTCTTGCCCAAACGTCCACAAAAATACACAGCTTGTGGCGCAGGACGCGCAAGTTACTTATAAGGTAGTTAAAAAAGTGCGCGCGGCAACCAGAAAAACGCTTATTACTAAATTGTCTCCTAATGTCACGGATATCGTAAGCATTGCCAAAGAAGCTGAAGATGCGGGAAGCGATTGTTTGGCGATGATCAATACATTGCAGGGGATGAGCATAGATATAAATAATTTTAAACCTAAAATCGCTATGGGCTCTGGAGGATTAAGCGGACCGGCGATCCGCCCGGTAGCTATTAAAATGGTCTGGGATGTGTATCGCAAGGTTAAAATCCCGATTATCGGAATGGGCGGGATCATCGATACAAATAGCGCCATAGAATTTTTCTTGGCCGGATCCACTGCGGTTGCTGTCGGCACGGGGAATTTTATTTATCCTAAATTGACTATAGAGATCATTAGGGGGATAGAAGCATATTTAGAGAATAAGGGCACCAGAAATATAAATGGCATTAAGGGAAAGGTTTTGGCATGA
- the pyrF gene encoding orotidine-5'-phosphate decarboxylase, producing the protein MKHEMVLALDVDSVDKAKNFVNLFAGKIKVFKVGLQLFTLAGPGIVDYIRKKKADVFLDLKLHDIPNTVAHAVRQAARLKVKMLTLHIQGGEEMLRAAVLARDQESRKLRIKKPLLIGVTVLTSQPASQGQVLLRAKQGLSCGLDGVVCSAREAAFLRQNINQEFFIVTPGIRSLSLETQDQKRVTTVRQAVLAGSNFLVVGRPILEAGNPLQALKELKSMASEVEPSK; encoded by the coding sequence ATGAAACACGAAATGGTTTTAGCGTTAGACGTGGATTCCGTAGATAAGGCTAAGAATTTCGTTAACCTTTTTGCCGGCAAAATAAAAGTTTTTAAGGTCGGGTTGCAGCTTTTTACTTTGGCCGGGCCCGGGATCGTAGATTATATCCGAAAGAAAAAAGCAGATGTGTTTCTGGACCTAAAACTGCACGATATTCCTAATACCGTTGCCCATGCTGTGCGCCAGGCAGCGCGGCTAAAGGTAAAGATGCTAACACTTCATATCCAGGGCGGGGAAGAAATGCTTCGCGCGGCGGTTTTAGCGCGCGACCAAGAATCCAGGAAGCTTAGAATAAAGAAGCCGCTTTTAATCGGGGTAACAGTCTTAACCAGTCAACCCGCCAGTCAAGGCCAGGTTCTGCTGCGCGCAAAACAAGGATTGAGTTGCGGTTTAGATGGCGTAGTTTGTTCTGCCCGAGAAGCAGCTTTCCTGCGCCAGAATATCAACCAGGAATTTTTCATCGTAACTCCCGGGATACGCAGTCTTTCTTTGGAAACACAAGATCAAAAAAGAGTTACTACAGTTAGGCAGGCGGTCTTAGCCGGCAGTAATTTTTTAGTTGTGGGCCGTCCGATTTTAGAAGCCGGCAATCCGCTTCAGGCGCTGAAGGAATTAAAATCAATGGCAAGCGAAGTTGAACCATCGAAATAG
- a CDS encoding V-type ATP synthase subunit A: MEKRQGKITAISGNMVGVSFDSLVIQNEVAFVVHGEEKLKSEVIRVRGNIAQMQVFEDTRDLKVGDEVIFTGELLSVKLGPGLLGQVFDGLENPLHVVAKECGFFLKRGIYINALDEQSVWDFTPLVSPQDKILPGQKIGVVPEKIFQHYIMAPFFLQGVQEVISVVNAGRYNLTTPVAQLKDGKGKITPVFLSQTQAVRIPIRAYKEKLKPGEPLVTQMRLIDSLFPIARGGTYCIPGPFGAGKTVLQQLTSRHAQADIVVIAACGERAGEVVETLKTFPEITDPRTGKPLSDRTVIICNTSSMPVAARESSVYTAVTIAEYYRQMGLNVLLLADSTSRWAQAMREMSGRLEEIPGEEAFPAYLESRIASFYERAGVVRLHDNSIGSVTIGGTVSPAGGNFEEPVTQATLKVVGAFHGLSRQRSDARRYPAIDPLISWSKYPSFIDPVKKRRAHQALEKSNEVNQMMKVIGEEGTSLSDYADYLKGEFLDFVYLQQNAFDPADEATSQQRQAFVFDFIHQILEMDFAFSDKEQALHFFQKLQQILKGWNSSFWDSPEFSSIQQEINKLLLENKAKDPADA; encoded by the coding sequence ATGGAGAAACGACAAGGCAAGATTACAGCTATAAGCGGGAACATGGTTGGCGTTTCTTTTGATTCCTTGGTTATTCAGAACGAAGTGGCTTTTGTGGTGCATGGCGAAGAAAAACTCAAATCCGAAGTAATCCGCGTGCGCGGCAATATCGCCCAGATGCAGGTGTTTGAAGATACCAGGGACCTAAAAGTGGGAGATGAAGTTATTTTTACCGGAGAGCTTCTTTCGGTCAAGCTTGGGCCGGGGCTTTTGGGGCAGGTATTTGATGGCCTGGAAAATCCGCTTCACGTAGTTGCTAAAGAGTGCGGTTTTTTCTTAAAGCGCGGTATTTACATAAACGCGCTTGATGAACAATCAGTATGGGATTTTACTCCTTTGGTTTCGCCGCAGGACAAAATTCTTCCCGGGCAGAAGATCGGCGTTGTGCCGGAAAAGATTTTTCAGCATTACATCATGGCGCCATTTTTCTTGCAAGGCGTCCAGGAAGTAATAAGCGTTGTAAATGCCGGCAGGTATAATTTAACTACTCCCGTAGCCCAGCTCAAAGACGGCAAGGGAAAAATCACCCCGGTTTTCTTAAGCCAGACACAAGCCGTGAGAATCCCTATTCGAGCCTACAAGGAAAAACTAAAACCCGGAGAACCGCTTGTAACCCAGATGCGCTTAATCGATTCCCTGTTTCCTATTGCCCGCGGCGGGACGTATTGTATCCCGGGGCCGTTTGGCGCAGGCAAAACTGTTTTACAGCAGCTAACCAGCCGCCACGCGCAAGCGGATATCGTGGTTATCGCCGCTTGTGGAGAGCGCGCCGGAGAGGTAGTTGAAACCTTAAAGACATTCCCTGAAATTACTGATCCGCGCACAGGCAAACCTTTAAGCGATAGGACGGTCATTATTTGCAACACCAGCTCCATGCCGGTTGCCGCGCGCGAATCAAGCGTGTATACCGCGGTAACCATCGCCGAATATTATCGTCAGATGGGGTTAAATGTTTTGCTGTTAGCGGATTCTACTTCGCGCTGGGCACAGGCTATGCGCGAGATGTCCGGCAGGCTCGAGGAGATCCCCGGAGAAGAGGCGTTTCCGGCGTACCTGGAGTCGCGGATAGCTTCTTTTTATGAAAGAGCCGGGGTTGTGCGGCTTCATGATAATAGTATCGGGTCAGTTACTATCGGAGGAACAGTCAGCCCCGCAGGAGGCAATTTTGAGGAACCGGTAACACAGGCGACATTAAAAGTGGTAGGCGCCTTTCACGGCCTTTCCCGGCAGCGTTCAGACGCAAGGCGTTATCCGGCGATTGATCCGCTGATCAGTTGGAGCAAATACCCAAGCTTTATTGACCCGGTTAAGAAAAGGCGCGCGCATCAGGCCCTTGAAAAAAGCAACGAAGTCAACCAGATGATGAAAGTTATCGGCGAAGAAGGCACATCCCTGTCGGATTACGCAGATTACCTTAAAGGGGAATTCCTGGATTTTGTTTACTTGCAGCAAAACGCCTTTGACCCGGCAGATGAGGCCACCAGCCAGCAGCGCCAGGCTTTTGTTTTTGATTTTATCCATCAAATACTGGAAATGGATTTCGCGTTTTCCGATAAAGAACAGGCGCTGCATTTTTTTCAAAAGCTGCAGCAGATTTTGAAGGGGTGGAATTCTTCTTTTTGGGATAGCCCCGAGTTTTCTTCCATCCAGCAAGAAATCAACAAGTTATTGCTGGAAAATAAAGCAAAGGATCCGGCAGATGCATAA
- a CDS encoding V-type ATP synthase subunit B, with protein sequence MHKLYTKIIQISGDVITVEAEGVGYMEIAQVAKGNETSLAQVIRIEGKKVYLQVFAGSRGISTSDKVRFLGGPMRTSSGVNLLGRIFNGSAIPIDNGPELLDDKIDIAGPSVNPVKRVIPSKMIRTGIPMIDVFNSLVESQKLPIFSIAGEPYNQLLARIATQAEVDIIILGGMGLKYDEYLFFRDTLEEHGALSRSIMFVHTADNPVVECLLVPDISLAVAEKFALEGKRVLVLLTDMTNFCDSLKEIAITMEQIPSNRGYPGDLYSQLASRYEKAVDFEGAGSITILAVTTMPGDDVTHPVPDNTGYITEGQFYLKNGVIEPFGSLSRLKQQVNGKTRDDHRIIMDTMIQLFASYRQSLEKQAMGFKMSAWDNKLLHYGKLFEEKMMSLKVNIALEKALDLGWQIMAECFLPEETGIKQAMIQKYWNKK encoded by the coding sequence ATGCATAAACTGTATACTAAGATCATTCAGATTTCAGGAGATGTTATTACCGTAGAGGCCGAAGGCGTAGGATACATGGAAATCGCCCAGGTTGCCAAGGGCAATGAAACTTCCTTGGCACAAGTTATCCGTATCGAAGGCAAAAAGGTTTATTTGCAGGTTTTTGCCGGCAGCCGCGGCATATCTACTTCGGATAAGGTAAGATTTCTTGGCGGGCCTATGCGCACATCCTCAGGGGTGAATCTTTTAGGCAGGATATTCAATGGCAGCGCAATTCCCATTGATAACGGGCCGGAATTGCTGGATGATAAAATAGATATTGCCGGCCCGTCGGTTAATCCGGTAAAAAGGGTAATCCCCAGCAAAATGATCCGCACGGGAATCCCGATGATCGATGTTTTCAATTCTTTGGTTGAATCACAGAAGCTGCCTATTTTCTCTATTGCCGGTGAGCCGTATAATCAACTTTTAGCGCGCATTGCCACGCAGGCAGAAGTAGACATTATTATTTTGGGCGGCATGGGTTTAAAATATGACGAGTATTTGTTTTTCCGCGATACCCTGGAAGAACACGGGGCGTTGTCGCGATCTATTATGTTTGTGCATACCGCCGATAATCCGGTTGTAGAGTGTTTGTTGGTGCCGGATATAAGCTTGGCGGTAGCAGAGAAGTTCGCCCTTGAGGGGAAAAGGGTGCTTGTTCTCTTGACCGACATGACTAATTTCTGCGATTCCTTAAAAGAGATCGCCATTACCATGGAACAGATACCTTCTAACCGCGGTTATCCGGGAGATCTTTACAGTCAGCTGGCCAGCCGCTATGAAAAAGCTGTGGACTTTGAAGGCGCAGGTTCAATTACCATTTTAGCAGTAACTACTATGCCCGGAGATGATGTAACCCATCCTGTGCCGGATAACACAGGGTATATTACCGAGGGGCAGTTTTATTTAAAAAACGGCGTCATCGAGCCGTTTGGGTCCTTAAGCCGTTTAAAGCAGCAGGTCAATGGTAAAACCCGCGATGACCACCGCATTATTATGGATACCATGATCCAGCTTTTTGCCAGCTACCGCCAGTCTTTGGAAAAACAGGCAATGGGATTTAAGATGAGCGCATGGGATAATAAACTTTTGCATTACGGAAAACTTTTTGAAGAAAAGATGATGTCTTTAAAGGTTAATATCGCGCTTGAGAAGGCCCTTGATTTGGGCTGGCAGATAATGGCAGAATGTTTTCTTCCAGAAGAGACCGGCATAAAACAAGCCATGATCCAGAAATATTGGAATAAGAAATAA
- a CDS encoding V-type ATP synthase subunit D: protein MPKIKLTKGELKKQRDALRAYQRYLPTLLLKKQQLQIEILHRAAVILAKEKQASRKKEEGFLWWGLLVESPINFQELLSLRQVLVSSKNVAGVDLPVFEKTKFQEAEYDLFQSPLWLDQAWSFIKEEACLLDEIKTLSEGLEILRRELRVTTQRVNLFEKVKIPQAKETIRVIKIYIGDQMANAVGRSKIAKAKIEAYEAEGALV from the coding sequence ATGCCCAAGATTAAGTTAACCAAGGGTGAGCTTAAGAAACAACGCGATGCGCTGCGCGCTTACCAAAGGTATCTGCCGACGCTTTTGTTGAAAAAACAGCAGCTGCAAATAGAAATATTGCATCGGGCGGCAGTGATCCTTGCCAAAGAAAAACAGGCCTCCAGAAAAAAAGAAGAAGGGTTTTTGTGGTGGGGCCTTTTGGTAGAGTCGCCGATTAATTTTCAAGAGCTGCTTTCGCTTCGCCAGGTTTTGGTAAGCAGTAAGAATGTGGCAGGGGTGGATCTGCCGGTTTTTGAGAAGACGAAATTCCAAGAAGCGGAATACGATTTATTCCAGTCGCCGCTTTGGCTCGATCAAGCTTGGAGTTTTATCAAGGAAGAGGCCTGTTTGTTAGATGAAATTAAAACTTTGAGTGAAGGCCTAGAGATATTGCGCCGGGAATTGCGCGTAACTACTCAAAGAGTAAATCTTTTTGAAAAAGTAAAAATTCCGCAGGCAAAAGAGACTATCCGCGTAATTAAGATCTATATCGGGGACCAGATGGCGAATGCCGTAGGCAGAAGCAAGATCGCCAAGGCCAAAATAGAGGCCTATGAAGCAGAAGGGGCGCTAGTATGA
- a CDS encoding V-type ATP synthase subunit K (produces ATP from ADP in the presence of a proton gradient across the membrane; the K subunit is a nonenzymatic component which binds the dimeric form by interacting with the G and E subunits) — protein sequence MDVNSPVQFKDLGPILVLALSALGSATGAGLAGMSAIGAWKKNFVQNKSASFLLVALTAAPLTQTIYGFIVMNKMVELVNKGQYLWSIGLCAGAGIGLSAFWQGKCAAVACDSMGETGKGFANYMAVLGMTETVALFVMVFTLVVLGKF from the coding sequence ATGGACGTAAATTCACCGGTACAATTTAAAGACTTAGGCCCGATTTTAGTTTTGGCTTTATCTGCTCTTGGTTCAGCAACGGGCGCAGGCCTTGCCGGCATGAGCGCGATAGGGGCATGGAAGAAGAATTTTGTGCAGAATAAAAGCGCTTCGTTTTTGCTGGTGGCCTTAACCGCTGCCCCCCTTACCCAGACCATTTACGGGTTTATCGTAATGAATAAAATGGTAGAGCTTGTTAATAAGGGGCAGTATCTTTGGTCAATAGGGTTATGCGCCGGAGCGGGAATCGGATTATCCGCGTTTTGGCAGGGTAAGTGCGCGGCAGTGGCTTGTGATTCTATGGGGGAGACGGGAAAAGGCTTTGCCAACTATATGGCGGTTTTAGGCATGACTGAAACCGTGGCTTTGTTTGTGATGGTGTTTACGTTGGTAGTTTTGGGTAAGTTTTAA